Sequence from the Pseudomonas frederiksbergensis genome:
CGACCCAACCACGCAATTAAATACATGCAACGCCCATACAAATATAAACGCCTCTCACACATTCCACGACATCAACCGAACATTTAAACGAACATATTGTTTATAGGCTAGCGACCGCCACTTCACGAAAGTCCTACATTGAAAGCCACGACAAAATAACATCGACACAATTACAAACATTTCTATTATCTCGTCAAATAACGGCAGCCGCGATGAATGCTACGCTCCCTCATCTAACACCGACCAGAGCGGCTCGCGAAAACCAATGGCAGCTGCTCTTCACTTTTCTGTTGGGACTTAATAACCATGACAACGATGACTATCGACGCCAACCATGGGACAACGCCTCGCGCAGGAGAACTTGACCCCGAGTTCAATGGCGGAAATCTTCTCGAACTTCGAGGGGTCTCCGCCAATAATGTGGCGATCGGCCCCAACAACAATATTTATATAGCCGGAGCGACAAAAAAAATATTGGAGGAAGGCGACAGTGGCTTCGACCTTGACTATTGCATATCGGTTTTCACCCCTGACGGCACACCCGGCTCGTTCTACAACAACAGCAATATTATTCAAGGCGCTTACGCTTCAAATTTCCCAAGCGAGGCCTTCCGCATTTTCGTATCGCCGGACGGAAAGATCCTGACACTCGGGGCGGTATTGATTGATCGCGACAGCAATAAAATGCAATTCGGCCTGTCCCGCCACCTTCCAAATGGTGAGCTTGACTCTTCATTCGGCCATAAAGGCCACTCCGTTCTATCTTTTAAATTCGATCAGTTGCAGCTGGGACTGGCTAATCGCATAACAACCTCAAAAGATGGCGCCCCCAGCTATTTGAAACCCACGTTAGACGAAATATCATTATGCGTGCACGACAGCCGCATCTATATTGCGGGCAGAGCGATCAGGCCAAATTCCGCACTAGGTCTTACACTGCTCATGTGTCTTGATGAGAGTGGAAACCTCGCAATGGATTTTGGCAATGGCGGGGCTGTCGTAATTGAATCGCCCGCAAAAATTGAAACGGTGCTAGCGAAGTTATTGGTAACCAATGAGCGCCTATATCTGGCGGGTTCCCTGGACGGTGTTCCGGCTTGGGCTCGCTTGCATTTGGACGGTCGCCTCGACACGAGTTTTGGCTCAGGCGGTTTCCTCCTGGGTTCCGTAGGCCCAGGCGTCATATACGCCACGGCTATTCACGGCAACTCCAAACTTCTCGGTGCCGGTTACAACGTACCCGATGGCCCTCCAGGTGGCATGCTGACAAGCATCGACAAGGACGGCGCAAAGGATACGGACTTCAATAATGGCGAGCCCATCCTCCAACCCATAGAGCCAGACTTCAGATGGCGGGACTGCGCAATTGATCAGCGCGGGCATATCGTCGCCTGTGGCGAAACTGTACACATTCTAGATACGGGCACGAAATTGGTTTTCGGCCGCTACCTGCCAAATGGAACTTTGGATCTCAGCTTCGGGAATGGAGGCTTGTCACATTTTCACAAAAAGTGGCTCCTTACCAACCCAGCCATAGCTATACAGCCGGACAACGCCATCGTTGTTGTAGCGATCAGTTTTGCAGACTTGAACTCACCCCCCGTGCACATCGTGTTTCGGCTGAAGGGATAATCCTCGCCGGCTCCGTATGAGGCGAGAGACCCAATATCCCGTAGACAGAGACAGAAACGCTACTACCTTGCCGGGTTACCTTACTCAAACTAAGAAGGGCGACATCACTGTCGCCCTTCTTCCGTCCAGCCCTTTACCGCTTATGCCGCACTGAACAACTTATGCGGATCAATCACAAACTTCTTCGGCACGCCCGCGTCGAATTCGCCATAGCCTTTCGGCGCATCATCCAGGCTGATCACCTGCACACCGACGATTTCGGCAATGTTGATACGGTCCCACATGATCGCCTGCATCAGTTGGCGGTTGTACTTCATCACCGGGGTCTGGCCGGTGTGGAAGCTGTGGGATTTAGCCCAGCCCAGGCCGAAGCGGATGCTCAGGCTGCCCATTTTGGCTGCCGCATCGACGGCGCCCGGGTCTTCGGTGACGTAGAGGCCGGGGATACCGATCTTGCCAGCCACGCGAACCACGCCCATCAGCGAGTTGAGCACGGTGGCCGGGGCTTCGTGCTTGACGCCGTCGTGGCCATGGCCGCGGGCTTCGAAGCCTACCGCATCGACGGCGCAGTCGACTTCAGGCTCGCCCAGTAAGGCGGCGATCTGTTCGTGCAACGGCGTGTCCTGGGACAGGTCGGCAATTTCGAAACCCTGGGCCTTGGCGTGGGCCAGGCGAACCGGGTTGACGTCACCGATGATCACGACTGCCGCGCCCAGCAGGCGAGCGGAAGCAGCAGCGGCCAGGCCAACCGGGCCGGCACCGGCGATGTAGACAGTGCTGCCAGGACCAACACCAGCAGTGACGGCGCCATGGTAGCCGGTGGGCAGGATGTCGGACAGGCAGGTCAGGTCACGGATTTTCTCCATGGCCTTGTCGCGGTCCGGCAGTTTCAGCAGGTTGAAATCGGCGTACGGCACCAGTACGTATTCGGCTTGGCCGCCGGTCCAGTCGCCCATGTCCACGTAACCGTAAGCACCGCCGGCACGGGCCGGGTTGACGGTCAGGCAGACGCCGGTGTGCATTTCCTTGCAGGAACGGCAGCGCCCGCAAGCCACGTTGAACGGCACCGACACCAGGTCGCCGATCTTCAGGTTCTCGACATCGCTGCCCTTCTCGATCACTTCACCGGTGATTTCGTGACCCAGGACCAGGCCTGTCTGGGCGGTGGTGCGGCCGCGCACCATGTGTTGGTCGGAGCCGCAGATGTTGGTGGAGACTACGCGCAGGATGACGCCGTGCTCGATCTTCCTGCCGCGCGGGTCCTGCATTTTGGGATAGTCGATTTTCTGTACTTCGACCTTGCCGTTGCCGAGATACACGACACCACGATTACCGGACATGCTTTCACCTCGCTGTTGTTTTTATGAAACTGCGCCGCCCAGGCAGGCAGCGCGTTGATTGCTCGGGTTAGTGCTTGTGGTTTGTCTGTTTTTTGTCTCTCAGGGCCTCTTGGCGAGCCTGCTCGCGAATGGGCTGCGAAGCGGCCCTGGAAATTTAAAGAACGACCGTGCGATTGGCGTTCAAGAACACCCTTCGCTCAATGTGATACCCCACCGCCCGCGCCAACGTGAGCCCTTCGATGTCCCGGCCCTTGGCAATCAGGTCTTCGGGATAGTGGCTGTGGTCCACCACTTCCACGCCCTGGGCGATGATCGGGCCTTCGTCCAGGTCGTTGTTGATGTAGTGCGCCGTGGCGCCCACCAATTTCACGCCTTTGTTATAGGCCTGGTGATACGGCTTGGCGCCCTTGAAACCCGGCAGGAGGGAGTGATGGATGTTGATCGCCTTGCCATCGAGCTTGCGGCACAGTTCCGGCGACAGCACTTGCATGTAGCGCGCAAGGATCACCAGCTCGGCGCCGGTGTCTTCGATCACCTGCCACACCTGCCGCTCCTGGGCAGGCTTGTCGTTCGGGTCCAGGGGAAAATGGTAGTAGGGAATCTGGTGCCAGTCGGCCAGCGGCTTGAGGTCCGGATGGTTCGAGACCACGGCCACCACATCCATGGAGAGTTGGCCGATGCGCTGGCGGTAGAGCAGATCGTTCAGGCAGTGATCGGCCTTGGAGACCATGATCACCACTTTGGGTCGGTAGTTGGGTGGCGTCAGTTCGAAGACCATGCCGAAGGCTTGCGCCCGCTCAGCCAGGCCCGCGCGAAAATTCTGCTCGTCAAAACCGTCGGGCTGGCGAAACTCCACGCGAATGAAGAAGCGCGCCGAGAGCCGGTCGTCGAACGAGTGATGCTCGGTGACGTAGCAGCCCTGCTCGAACAGAAAGCGGGTCACCGCGTCCACCGTGCCGAGCACGCTGGGGCAGTCGGCAGTCAGGATCCATGTGTCTGGGGCGCGGCTCATTGCGGTGACTCCTGTTCGAATTTAACGAAGCGACACAAAACCCCGTGGCGAGGGAGCTTGCTCCCTCGCCACAACAGCATTCCAAGGCCAAGAATCAGGCTTGCACGCTCAACCCATACTCCGCCGCCGCATCCTGCAGCCACAGCCACCAGTAATCGGAGAAGCTGCGGCGGATCACCAGTTCCCAGGTGTCTTCGGCAGTGTGGCGGATTACCAGTTGCGACTTGGCGAACACCGTGCCCACCGCCTTGCCCACCGGAAAGTTGCTTGGGTGAACATCGTAGCTGGTGGATTTCATCAGCACGTCGCGCACGTTCGGGCCGGACAGTTCGAGTATCTGCTGGCCGCCGCTGACGTTGACGATCTGGATGTGCAGGTCGCCCAGGGCTTCACGCAGCTTCTGCTCGGCGGCGAACTCTTCGCCGGTGGGGACTACCAACAACCATTCATCCGGGCCGAGCCATTGCAGGCTGGTTTCGCCCTTGATGACGACGGTCAGGGCACCTGGCAATTCCAGGCCCAGGGCCTTGTGCACACCGGCGGCGAACGCCGGGTCGTGGCCGTCGCCCCGAAGGGTCAGGTGGCCCAGGAGTTTTTTCTCGCGCACGGTCACACCGGCATTCTTGCGACCCTTGCCCACCAGGCTGGCGAGGTCGGCATGATGCAGCGACGACTCGGCCTTGGCCCCGGTGGTTGGGCGTTGTTGGTACACGTTGACTGCGGTCATATGGAGCACCCGTTCCGTAGATTGATCGTTCCCACGCTCTGCGTGGGAACGATCAGGTATCAAATATTCTGCCGATCGCCTTTCGGATCGAAGAACACCGAAGAAACAATCTCTGCCTCGATCACGCTGCCGTCGGCCAATGGCGCGAACACCCGCTCGCCGAGGCGCTTGAGGCCGCCCTTGACCACGCCCATCGCAAACGAATAACCCAGGGAGTTATGCGCATAGCTGGAGGTGACGTGGCCGACCATCGACATCGGGATCGCCTGCTTCGGGTTGAACACCAATTGCGCGCCTTCCGGCAGCCAGACATTTGGGTCGATCGGCTTGAGGCCCACCAGTTGCTTGCGGTCTTCACGCACGCAATCTTCGCGATTCATGCCGCGCCAGCCGATCCACGAGAACGGCTTGGTTCGGCCGACGCACCAGCCCATGTTCAGGTCGTCCGGGGTCATCGAGCCGTCGGTATCCTGCCCGACGATGATGAAGCCCTTCTCGGCCCGCAATACGTGCATGGTCTCGGTGCCGTACGGGGTCAGGTTGTACTTCTTGCCGGCCTCGACAATCTGCTCGAGCACGCCCATGGCGTAGTCGGCCTGCACGTTGATTTCGTACGACAGCTCACCGGTGAACGAGATCCGGAACACCCGGGCCGGCACGCCGCCCACCAGGCCTTCCTTCCAGGTCATGAACGGGAACGCGTCCTTGTCCAGGTCGATGTCGGTGACGTCGCCGAGCAGCTTGCGGCTGTTGGGGCCCGACAGGGTCATGGTCGCCCAGTGGTCGGTGACCGAGGTGAAGTACACCTTCAGGTCCGGCCATTCGGTCTGGTGATAGATCTCCAGCCATTGCAGTACGCGCGCCGCGCCGCCGGTGGTGGTGGTCATCAGGAAGTGGTTGTCCGCCAGACAGGCTGTCACGCCGTCGTCGAAGACCATGCCGTCTTCCTTGCACATCAGGCCGTAGCGGGCCTTGCCCACGTCCAGCTTGGTCCAGGCGTTGGTGTAGACGCGGTTGAGGAACTCGCGGGCATCCGGACCCTGGATGTCGATCTTGCCCAGGGTCGAGGCATCGAGCAGGCCGACGCTGTCACGCACGGCCTTGCATTCGCGCTTGACCGCGGCATGCATATCTTCGCCGTTCTTCGGAAAGTACCAAGGGCGCTTCCACTGGCCGACGTCTTCGAACTCGGCACCGTTTTTCACATGCCAGGCATGCAGCGCGGTGAAACGCACCGGCTCGAAGATGTGCCCACAGTGCCGACCCGCCACCGCGCCGAAAGTCACCGGCGTGTAGTTCGGACGGAACATGGTGGTGCCCATCTGCGGGATGCTCACGTTCAGCGAGCGGGCCGCAATGGCCAGGCCGTTGACGTTGCCCAGCTTGCCCTGGTCGGTGCCGAAGCCCAGTGCGGTGTAGCGCTTGACGTGTTCCACCGACTCGAAGCCCTCGCGGGTGGCGAGTTCGATGGCGGCGGCAGTGACGTCGTTCTGCAGGTCGACGAATTGCTTCGGCGCCCGTGCGGTGGCTTTTTCATGAGGTACCTGGAACAGCGCCAGGGTTGGCTCTTCGTGACGGCTCAGGGCTTTGGGCAACACGCCCTCCACCGCTTTGAAGCCGGCTTCGCTGGCCGCGCGCACGCCGCCTTCAAAGCCGTCGGCCAAGCTATCGCCGAGGCTGTAGACGCCGTTCACACCACCGACGCAGACACGTTTTTGCGGTGCTTCGCCCGGTACGAAACCGAGGATGTCTTCACGCCAGATCGGCTTGCCACCCAAGTGCGAAGCCAGGTGGACCACCGGGCTGTAGCCGCCGGAGCTGGCCACCAGGTCGCAGTCCAGCCATTCACCGGGGCTGGTGACTTTGTGGGCGCGGACGTCGATCGCGGCAACCCGTGCCCCGGTCACGCGCTTGCTGCCACGGGCCTCGATGACGGCGCTGCCGGTGAGGATCCGGATGCCCTTGGCGCGCGCTTCTTCCACCAGCGCGCCACGTGGGTTGCTGCGCGCGTCGGCGACGGCGACCACTTGCAGGCCGGCATCGAACCAGTCCAGGGCGACGCGATAGGCGTGGTCGTTGTTGGTGCTCAGCAGCAGTTTCTTGCCCGGTGCCACGCCGTAGCGGCGGATGTAGGTGGACACGGCGCCGGCCAGCATGTTGCCCGGCACGTCGTTGTTGCCGTAGACCAGCGGACGCTCGCAGGCGCCGGTCGCCAGCACCACGCGCTTGGCGCGGACGCGGTTGATGCGCTGGCGAACCTGGCCGATCGGTGCGCGGTCGCCAAGGTGGTCGGTGAGGCGCTCATGGATGGTCAGGAAGTTATGGTCGTGGTAACCGTTCACCGTGGCGCGAGGCAGCAATACCACTTCGGGCATCGAGCGCAGTTCAGCCACCGCGGCAGCGACCCATTCGGTCGCCGGCTTGCCGTCCAGGCTTTCACGGGAGTCGAGCAGGCTGCCGCCGAACTCTTCCTGCTCATCGGCCAGGATCACTCGGGCACCGCTGCGGCCAGCAGCCAACGCGGCGGCCAGGCCGGACGGGCCAGCGCCGACGATCAGCACATCGCAGTGACGGTTCATGTAGTCGTAGGTGTCCGGATCGTTCTCGGTCGGCGAGCGACCCAGGCCTGCGGCCTTGCGGATGTACTTCTCGTAGGTCATCCAGAACGATTGCGGGTACATGAAGGTTTTGTAGTAGAAGCCCGGCGGCATCAGCTTGCCGCCGACCTTGCCGAGAATCCCCATCATGTCGTTGTTCACGTTCGGCCAGCCGTTGGTGCTGGTGGCGACCAAACCCTGGTACAGCGCCTGTTGCGTGGCGCGCACGTTCGGGATCTGCGTGGCTTCGGTGGCGCCGATCTGCAGCACCGCGTTCGGCTCTTCGGCGCCGGCGGCGAAGATGCCACGCGGACGGGAATACTTGAAGCTGCGACCGATGATGTCGACGCCGTTGGCCAGCAGCGCAGCGGCCAGGGAATCGCCTTCGAAGCCTTTGTAGGTCTGGCCGTTGAAGGTGAATGTCAGCACTTTGTTGCGGTCGATCCGTCCGCCGTTGGACAGGCGATTGATCTGGCTCATACCTTCTCTCCCAGAGCCTGTGCAGCCGCTTTCGGACTGTCAGCCTTGTCGGTGAACTGCGGCTTTTCGCCGATCTTGTAGGTTTCGAGAATCTCGTAGGTCACGGTGTCACGGGTCGCGTTGAAATACTGGCGGCAACCGGCGACGTGGTCCCACAGCTCATGGTGCAAGCCGCGTGGGTTGTCACGGAAGAACATGTAGTCGCCCCACTCCTCGTCGGTGCAGGCGTTCGGATCCAGCGGGCGCGGGATGTGCGCCTGGCCGGATGCATGGAATTCCTCTTCGGAGCGCAGTTCGCCGCAGTGAGGACAGAAGATGTGCAACATAGGGATTTCTCCTGTTAGTGGGCGACGGCAGCAGCGCCGTGTTCGTCGATCAGTGCGCCGTTGTGGAAACGGTCGATGGAAAACGGCGCGGCCAGTGGGTGCATTTCACCCTTGGCCAGGCTTGCAGCGAAGACGTTGCCCGAGCCCGGGGTGGCCTTGAAGCCGCCGGTGCCCCAACCGCAGTTGAAGAACATGTTCGGCACCGGGGTCTTGGAGATGATCGGGCAGGCGTCCGGCGTGGTGTCGACGATGCCGCCCCACTGGCGGTTCATGCGCACGCGGGACAACACCGGGAACATCTCGACGATGGCCTGGATGGTGTGCTCGATCACCGGGTACGAACCCCGCTGGCCGTAGCCGTTGTAGCCGTCGATACCGGCGCCGATCACCAGGTCGCCCTTGTCGGACTGGCTGATGTAGCCGTGCACGGCGTTGGACATGATCACGCTGTCGATAATCGGCTTGATCGGCTCGGATACCAACGCTTGCAACGGGTGGGATTCGACCGGCAGGCGGAAGCCCGCGAGCTTGGCCATGTGCCCGGAGTTACCGGCGGTGACCACGCCGACGCGCTTGGCGCCGATGAAGCCCTTGTTGGTTTCGACTCCGATGCACACGCCGTTTTCCTTGCGGAAGCCGATCACTTCGGTCTGCTGGATCAGGTCCACGCCCAACGCGTCCGCCGCCCGGGCAAAGCCCCAGGCCACGGCATCGTGACGGGCCACGCCGCCGCGACGCTGGACGGTGGCGCCCATCACCGGGTAGCGGGTGTTTTTCGAGCAATCCAGGTACGGGATCTCGTCGGCGACTTGCTTGGCGTTGAGCAGCTCGCCGTCCACGCCGTTGAGGCGGTTGGCGCTGACACGGCGCTCGGAATCACGGATGTCCTGCAGGGTATGGCACAGGTTGT
This genomic interval carries:
- the purU gene encoding formyltetrahydrofolate deformylase, which produces MSRAPDTWILTADCPSVLGTVDAVTRFLFEQGCYVTEHHSFDDRLSARFFIRVEFRQPDGFDEQNFRAGLAERAQAFGMVFELTPPNYRPKVVIMVSKADHCLNDLLYRQRIGQLSMDVVAVVSNHPDLKPLADWHQIPYYHFPLDPNDKPAQERQVWQVIEDTGAELVILARYMQVLSPELCRKLDGKAINIHHSLLPGFKGAKPYHQAYNKGVKLVGATAHYINNDLDEGPIIAQGVEVVDHSHYPEDLIAKGRDIEGLTLARAVGYHIERRVFLNANRTVVL
- a CDS encoding sarcosine oxidase subunit alpha, coding for MSQINRLSNGGRIDRNKVLTFTFNGQTYKGFEGDSLAAALLANGVDIIGRSFKYSRPRGIFAAGAEEPNAVLQIGATEATQIPNVRATQQALYQGLVATSTNGWPNVNNDMMGILGKVGGKLMPPGFYYKTFMYPQSFWMTYEKYIRKAAGLGRSPTENDPDTYDYMNRHCDVLIVGAGPSGLAAALAAGRSGARVILADEQEEFGGSLLDSRESLDGKPATEWVAAAVAELRSMPEVVLLPRATVNGYHDHNFLTIHERLTDHLGDRAPIGQVRQRINRVRAKRVVLATGACERPLVYGNNDVPGNMLAGAVSTYIRRYGVAPGKKLLLSTNNDHAYRVALDWFDAGLQVVAVADARSNPRGALVEEARAKGIRILTGSAVIEARGSKRVTGARVAAIDVRAHKVTSPGEWLDCDLVASSGGYSPVVHLASHLGGKPIWREDILGFVPGEAPQKRVCVGGVNGVYSLGDSLADGFEGGVRAASEAGFKAVEGVLPKALSRHEEPTLALFQVPHEKATARAPKQFVDLQNDVTAAAIELATREGFESVEHVKRYTALGFGTDQGKLGNVNGLAIAARSLNVSIPQMGTTMFRPNYTPVTFGAVAGRHCGHIFEPVRFTALHAWHVKNGAEFEDVGQWKRPWYFPKNGEDMHAAVKRECKAVRDSVGLLDASTLGKIDIQGPDAREFLNRVYTNAWTKLDVGKARYGLMCKEDGMVFDDGVTACLADNHFLMTTTTGGAARVLQWLEIYHQTEWPDLKVYFTSVTDHWATMTLSGPNSRKLLGDVTDIDLDKDAFPFMTWKEGLVGGVPARVFRISFTGELSYEINVQADYAMGVLEQIVEAGKKYNLTPYGTETMHVLRAEKGFIIVGQDTDGSMTPDDLNMGWCVGRTKPFSWIGWRGMNREDCVREDRKQLVGLKPIDPNVWLPEGAQLVFNPKQAIPMSMVGHVTSSYAHNSLGYSFAMGVVKGGLKRLGERVFAPLADGSVIEAEIVSSVFFDPKGDRQNI
- a CDS encoding sarcosine oxidase subunit gamma is translated as MTAVNVYQQRPTTGAKAESSLHHADLASLVGKGRKNAGVTVREKKLLGHLTLRGDGHDPAFAAGVHKALGLELPGALTVVIKGETSLQWLGPDEWLLVVPTGEEFAAEQKLREALGDLHIQIVNVSGGQQILELSGPNVRDVLMKSTSYDVHPSNFPVGKAVGTVFAKSQLVIRHTAEDTWELVIRRSFSDYWWLWLQDAAAEYGLSVQA
- a CDS encoding sarcosine oxidase subunit beta, producing the protein MQRYSGFGLFKHSLSHHENWQRMWRTPTPKKVYDVVIVGGGGHGLATAYYLAKEHGITNVAVVEKGWLGGGNTARNTTIVRSNYLWDESAHLYEHAMKLWEGLSQDLNYNVMFSQRGVYNLCHTLQDIRDSERRVSANRLNGVDGELLNAKQVADEIPYLDCSKNTRYPVMGATVQRRGGVARHDAVAWGFARAADALGVDLIQQTEVIGFRKENGVCIGVETNKGFIGAKRVGVVTAGNSGHMAKLAGFRLPVESHPLQALVSEPIKPIIDSVIMSNAVHGYISQSDKGDLVIGAGIDGYNGYGQRGSYPVIEHTIQAIVEMFPVLSRVRMNRQWGGIVDTTPDACPIISKTPVPNMFFNCGWGTGGFKATPGSGNVFAASLAKGEMHPLAAPFSIDRFHNGALIDEHGAAAVAH
- the fdhA gene encoding formaldehyde dehydrogenase, glutathione-independent, translating into MSGNRGVVYLGNGKVEVQKIDYPKMQDPRGRKIEHGVILRVVSTNICGSDQHMVRGRTTAQTGLVLGHEITGEVIEKGSDVENLKIGDLVSVPFNVACGRCRSCKEMHTGVCLTVNPARAGGAYGYVDMGDWTGGQAEYVLVPYADFNLLKLPDRDKAMEKIRDLTCLSDILPTGYHGAVTAGVGPGSTVYIAGAGPVGLAAAASARLLGAAVVIIGDVNPVRLAHAKAQGFEIADLSQDTPLHEQIAALLGEPEVDCAVDAVGFEARGHGHDGVKHEAPATVLNSLMGVVRVAGKIGIPGLYVTEDPGAVDAAAKMGSLSIRFGLGWAKSHSFHTGQTPVMKYNRQLMQAIMWDRINIAEIVGVQVISLDDAPKGYGEFDAGVPKKFVIDPHKLFSAA
- a CDS encoding sarcosine oxidase subunit delta encodes the protein MLHIFCPHCGELRSEEEFHASGQAHIPRPLDPNACTDEEWGDYMFFRDNPRGLHHELWDHVAGCRQYFNATRDTVTYEILETYKIGEKPQFTDKADSPKAAAQALGEKV